A region from the uncultured Macellibacteroides sp. genome encodes:
- a CDS encoding FAD-dependent oxidoreductase, translating to MKTRSILICLLLIVGGVLSAAELLVEAESFKYKGGWVVDQQFMDQMGSPYLMAHGMGNPVKNAFTEGSFRESGVYYVYVRTFNWTSPWSDGEGAGRFKISVNGEELSSVLGATGKKWLWQLAGKVPISEGMAKISLQDLTGFNGRCDAIFFTTDAAMLPPSDMKSLNLFRKEKLGISEIPQNAGTFDLVVVGGGIAGMSAAVTAARLGMKVALIHDRPVLGGNNSSEVRVHLGGRIGVKPYKELGALQKEFGPLRGGNAQSGEFYEDDKKAKIIAEEENISFFPNYHAFAVEMNGNKIQKVIAKHIETGMEMAFEGAVFSDCTGDGTIGYLAGADYKMGRESKAEFNESTAPEHADKLTMGASVQWYSVDKNEPVSFPMFKYGLSFDHLRAEKVTMGEWTWETGMNYDQINDFERIRDYGLMVVYSNWSFLKNEFNENNLYKNRALEWVAFVSGKRESRRLLGDHVLTENDLINYRVYPDGSGSTTWTIDLHYPDPDNTKYFPGSEFKSIAKHTPIHPYPVPYRCLYSKNIDNLFMAGRNISVTHVALGTVRVMRTTGILGEVVGMAASLCRKYGETPRGIYKNHLEELKELMLIGVGRNELYNNQKYNEGATLGDYKP from the coding sequence ATGAAAACAAGAAGTATTCTTATTTGTCTCTTATTAATAGTTGGAGGTGTTTTATCAGCTGCAGAATTGCTTGTTGAGGCCGAGAGCTTTAAGTATAAAGGCGGATGGGTGGTTGATCAGCAGTTTATGGATCAAATGGGATCTCCTTATTTAATGGCGCACGGGATGGGGAATCCTGTAAAAAATGCATTTACGGAAGGTTCCTTTCGCGAGTCGGGAGTCTATTATGTGTATGTCCGGACATTCAATTGGACCTCTCCCTGGAGTGATGGAGAGGGGGCCGGACGTTTCAAGATTTCAGTAAATGGAGAGGAGTTATCCTCCGTTTTAGGTGCTACCGGGAAGAAATGGTTATGGCAGTTAGCCGGAAAAGTTCCTATTTCAGAAGGAATGGCTAAAATTAGCCTGCAGGATCTTACGGGTTTTAACGGCCGATGCGATGCAATCTTTTTTACTACAGATGCTGCTATGTTACCTCCCTCTGATATGAAGTCGTTAAATCTGTTTAGAAAGGAAAAACTTGGAATTTCTGAAATCCCCCAAAATGCAGGTACTTTCGACCTGGTTGTTGTAGGTGGTGGAATTGCCGGGATGAGTGCTGCCGTTACAGCTGCAAGACTTGGAATGAAGGTGGCATTGATACATGATAGGCCGGTTTTGGGAGGAAATAATAGTTCTGAAGTCAGAGTACACCTGGGTGGACGTATTGGTGTAAAACCCTATAAGGAACTAGGTGCTTTGCAAAAAGAGTTTGGACCGCTACGAGGAGGAAATGCTCAGTCGGGAGAATTTTATGAAGATGATAAAAAAGCAAAAATAATTGCAGAGGAAGAAAATATCTCTTTTTTTCCGAATTACCATGCTTTCGCAGTTGAAATGAATGGCAACAAGATTCAGAAAGTGATTGCAAAGCACATTGAAACAGGAATGGAAATGGCTTTTGAAGGAGCTGTCTTTTCCGATTGTACAGGCGACGGGACTATCGGCTATTTGGCTGGAGCAGACTATAAAATGGGACGTGAGTCTAAAGCAGAATTCAATGAGAGTACAGCTCCTGAACATGCAGATAAATTAACAATGGGGGCTTCTGTTCAGTGGTATTCTGTAGATAAAAATGAGCCTGTGTCGTTTCCAATGTTTAAGTATGGTTTATCATTTGACCATTTACGTGCAGAGAAGGTTACTATGGGTGAATGGACCTGGGAAACGGGAATGAATTATGATCAGATTAATGATTTTGAACGAATCCGGGATTATGGATTAATGGTGGTATATTCTAATTGGTCATTTTTGAAAAATGAATTCAATGAGAATAACTTATATAAGAATCGTGCTCTTGAATGGGTCGCTTTTGTTTCGGGAAAAAGGGAGTCCAGACGTTTGCTTGGAGATCATGTCCTAACAGAAAACGATTTAATAAATTATCGCGTTTATCCGGATGGAAGTGGTTCAACAACGTGGACAATAGATTTACATTATCCGGATCCCGATAATACAAAATATTTTCCTGGTTCTGAATTCAAATCCATAGCCAAACACACGCCTATCCATCCCTATCCGGTACCATACAGGTGTTTATATTCTAAAAATATAGATAATTTATTTATGGCCGGAAGAAATATAAGTGTTACGCATGTAGCATTAGGGACTGTACGAGTAATGCGTACGACCGGTATTTTAGGCGAAGTGGTTGGAATGGCAGCTTCATTGTGTAGGAAGTATGGAGAAACTCCACGAGGTATTTACAAAAATCATTTGGAAGAATTGAAAGAGTTAATGTTGATAGGGGTCGGTCGCAATGAGTTGTATAATAATCAAAAGTATAACGAGGGGGCTACCTTAGGGGATTACAAACCATAA
- a CDS encoding sulfatase, protein MKPYCLNLALISAALTSVSSASAITRQQLPKLSESGKPLNVVFILSDDHRYDYMGFVGKVPWLETPNMDRMAREGAWIRNAFVTTSLSSPSRASILTGMYSHTHKVVDNTAPMPSGLTFFPEYLQQVGYQTGFFGKWHMGNDTGDPQPGFNHWESFSGQGEYYNPRLNVNGEWIRYADSTYVTDLLTSHAIQFIKQQQASHKPFMVYLSHKGVHDNFSPAKRHKGCYSGKPLVIPSSFDTSKEKIKEIPTIDPATGKAASGKEYYGENMLPNWVKNQRESWHGVDYSYHGRPWEDQVRNYCETLRSVDESIGSVLEYLKESGLDENTVVIYMGDNGFAWGEHGLIDKRQFYEESVCVPMLIRSPKLIKGGQVLEKMVQNVDVAPTILACAGLDKAPQMVGFSFLPLLQGKDIPWRDRIYYEYYWEHEFPQTPTMHGVRTDRYKYIRYHGVWDTNEFYDLQEDPYETKNLIAAPEHQNLIKELNHDLYNWLESTDGMSIPLKRTERPHMDHRNKSNY, encoded by the coding sequence ATGAAACCATATTGTCTGAACCTGGCGTTGATCAGTGCAGCGCTGACCAGTGTAAGTTCTGCTTCTGCCATTACCCGGCAACAGCTTCCCAAACTTTCAGAATCTGGCAAGCCGTTGAATGTTGTCTTTATTTTGTCTGACGACCATCGGTACGACTATATGGGATTTGTTGGAAAAGTTCCCTGGTTAGAAACACCTAATATGGATAGGATGGCCCGAGAAGGGGCCTGGATCAGGAACGCGTTCGTAACCACCTCCCTTTCTTCTCCCAGCAGGGCCTCCATTCTTACAGGGATGTATTCGCATACCCATAAGGTAGTTGATAATACGGCTCCCATGCCGTCGGGGCTGACTTTCTTCCCCGAGTATCTTCAGCAGGTGGGTTACCAGACCGGATTCTTTGGTAAATGGCATATGGGTAATGATACGGGCGATCCGCAGCCGGGCTTTAATCACTGGGAATCTTTCAGCGGTCAGGGAGAATACTACAATCCCAGACTGAATGTGAATGGTGAGTGGATTCGTTATGCCGACAGTACCTATGTTACCGATTTACTTACATCACATGCCATTCAGTTTATAAAACAGCAGCAGGCTTCACATAAGCCCTTCATGGTGTATCTTTCACATAAAGGTGTACACGATAATTTCTCGCCGGCCAAACGGCATAAAGGCTGTTATAGTGGTAAACCGTTGGTGATTCCTTCCTCTTTCGATACATCGAAGGAGAAGATTAAGGAAATTCCTACCATCGATCCCGCCACAGGTAAAGCAGCATCGGGAAAGGAATATTACGGAGAGAATATGTTACCCAACTGGGTGAAGAACCAGCGGGAAAGTTGGCACGGTGTTGACTATTCCTATCACGGCCGTCCGTGGGAAGATCAGGTTCGTAACTATTGTGAAACGTTGCGTTCGGTCGACGAAAGTATTGGTTCTGTTCTCGAATACCTCAAGGAGTCGGGATTGGATGAAAATACGGTGGTGATATACATGGGCGACAATGGTTTTGCCTGGGGCGAGCATGGGTTGATAGACAAACGTCAGTTTTACGAAGAATCTGTCTGTGTGCCCATGCTGATCCGTAGTCCGAAGTTGATTAAAGGGGGACAGGTTTTGGAAAAGATGGTGCAGAATGTGGATGTTGCTCCCACCATATTGGCTTGTGCCGGATTGGATAAGGCTCCGCAAATGGTTGGTTTTTCGTTTCTGCCGTTACTGCAGGGGAAAGATATACCCTGGAGAGACCGCATATATTACGAATACTACTGGGAACATGAATTTCCGCAGACACCCACCATGCATGGTGTGCGGACAGACCGTTACAAATATATCCGCTACCATGGAGTATGGGATACCAACGAATTTTATGACCTGCAAGAAGATCCTTACGAAACAAAAAATCTGATTGCTGCACCCGAACACCAGAACCTGATTAAAGAGCTGAATCACGATCTTTACAACTGGCTGGAATCTACCGACGGAATGAGCATTCCTTTAAAACGAACTGAAAGGCCTCATATGGACCATCGCAACAAGTCTAATTACTGA
- a CDS encoding FecR family protein gives MKKSIPWKLILARLKKETDEQSDRMFEQWMLNADNRLLFAELQDVWNKVREESSEYNPDLSYYWNEMQQKMHRSAKKQYTFSFSYLRLAGMVALLFILVTIGFSYYLGAEFNRETPKALTYLSMSGKSKVILPDSSEVWLNNGTTLTYYSAFEKSREVKLSGEAFFSVTKDPNKPFIVYTSDVCTKVYGTKFNINAYPENKDVKIALLEGSVSVFKNNCKEEKYMIPGQVANYCKTSRELTFLKDDVNFESFWANSSITFEAKPLEYIVRYLEKWYHVDILLDPTLSSSQAYTFTIKQEPLEVILRIMASINPISYSFDKNNVVTIKNVEPLK, from the coding sequence ATGAAAAAAAGTATACCCTGGAAACTGATTCTTGCCCGTCTGAAAAAAGAAACAGATGAGCAATCCGATAGAATGTTCGAGCAATGGATGCTTAATGCAGATAATCGCCTTCTTTTTGCTGAACTGCAAGATGTTTGGAATAAAGTAAGGGAAGAATCAAGTGAGTATAATCCCGATTTATCCTACTATTGGAATGAAATGCAACAAAAAATGCATCGTTCTGCAAAAAAACAGTATACGTTTTCATTCTCATACTTAAGGCTGGCAGGCATGGTCGCCCTGCTGTTTATCTTGGTTACCATTGGCTTTAGTTATTATCTCGGCGCGGAATTTAACCGTGAAACACCAAAGGCCTTAACCTATTTATCTATGAGTGGTAAATCTAAAGTTATTTTGCCGGATAGTTCCGAGGTTTGGCTGAATAATGGAACAACTCTGACCTATTATTCTGCTTTTGAAAAATCAAGAGAGGTGAAACTTTCAGGAGAAGCCTTCTTTTCTGTAACAAAAGACCCCAACAAGCCTTTTATCGTTTATACTTCCGATGTTTGTACAAAAGTATATGGTACAAAATTTAATATTAATGCTTATCCTGAGAATAAGGATGTTAAGATTGCATTGCTAGAAGGATCTGTTTCTGTCTTTAAGAATAATTGCAAAGAAGAAAAATATATGATACCCGGACAGGTGGCCAATTATTGTAAGACTTCTCGCGAGCTTACTTTCTTAAAAGACGATGTGAATTTTGAATCTTTCTGGGCAAATTCTTCAATTACTTTCGAAGCAAAGCCGCTTGAATACATCGTAAGATATCTTGAAAAATGGTATCATGTTGACATACTATTAGATCCTACGCTTTCTTCGTCTCAGGCTTATACATTTACAATAAAGCAAGAACCTCTTGAGGTAATACTTCGAATTATGGCAAGTATTAATCCTATATCCTATTCTTTTGATAAAAATAATGTGGTGACAATAAAAAATGTAGAACCTTTAAAATGA
- a CDS encoding RNA-binding protein: protein MGAAGNKKPKKEKSGKHEKHIPAYQTETVKQDFDDLKKKK, encoded by the coding sequence ATGGGAGCAGCAGGAAACAAAAAGCCTAAAAAAGAAAAATCAGGAAAACACGAGAAACACATTCCAGCTTATCAAACTGAAACAGTAAAACAAGATTTTGATGATTTGAAAAAGAAGAAATGA
- a CDS encoding RagB/SusD family nutrient uptake outer membrane protein yields MKKYIWTLLAGVVLLVSSCNDLDLNPLAAGSSENWYSNEVEIEMALKDLYRDVFWPMDSEEWTDDYTYRETNSSIVNGTLNGQDGSVTSLWTNQYKAIARANTILANMDKAASKGINQSKIDLYTAEASFVRACMYACLVSHFGDVVYLTEVVDIETAFTIGRTPKADIIKATYADFDKAVAGLPVKYSGGSQRATKGAALALKARFALYNGDWSVASDAAKACMDLNVYKLHPSYSNLFLTTTRNSEESIFVIPRSITNKVTIGGGIVLNTISRNPGGWAAMDPSWDLLAAYTCTDGKPIDESPLFNPHEPFKNRDPRCAATIVEFGTRHLGFVYDPHPDALEVLNFKTGKMQKNNDNRANAQYASFNALIWKKGVDESWLENGKDADPDKIIIRYADVLLMYAEAKIELNQIDESVLEAINKVRSRAYGVDKAAINDYPAVTNLDQASLRKIVRAERRMEFAKEGLRYMDLVRWRLATKALTNKSYGILYPAALLREKITSKGLWFWPVTPQIDEDGIPDFSEMELAGQITVLSKRNWDDRQYLWPIPTKEVLINDNLSQNPGY; encoded by the coding sequence ATGAAAAAATATATATGGACTTTATTGGCAGGAGTTGTCCTTCTTGTAAGTAGTTGTAATGATCTGGATCTTAATCCGCTGGCTGCAGGTTCCAGTGAAAATTGGTATTCGAATGAAGTTGAAATCGAGATGGCGCTCAAAGATCTTTACCGGGATGTTTTCTGGCCAATGGATAGTGAAGAGTGGACGGATGATTATACTTACAGGGAAACAAATTCAAGTATTGTAAATGGAACTCTGAATGGACAAGATGGTTCAGTTACCTCGTTGTGGACAAACCAATATAAAGCGATTGCACGAGCCAATACGATATTGGCCAATATGGATAAGGCTGCTTCGAAAGGAATAAATCAATCTAAAATAGATTTATATACAGCCGAGGCTAGTTTTGTGCGTGCTTGTATGTACGCCTGTTTGGTTTCACATTTTGGCGATGTAGTTTATCTTACTGAAGTTGTTGATATTGAAACAGCATTTACCATTGGACGTACACCAAAGGCTGATATTATCAAGGCTACTTATGCGGATTTTGATAAAGCTGTAGCCGGACTTCCTGTAAAATATTCAGGGGGTTCTCAAAGAGCAACAAAAGGGGCTGCATTGGCTTTAAAGGCTCGGTTTGCCTTATACAACGGGGATTGGTCGGTTGCATCTGATGCAGCGAAAGCTTGCATGGATCTGAATGTTTATAAATTACATCCAAGCTATTCGAATCTCTTTCTTACCACTACCCGAAATTCGGAAGAATCTATTTTTGTTATACCTCGTTCAATAACAAACAAGGTTACCATAGGAGGTGGAATAGTATTGAATACCATTTCACGCAATCCGGGCGGATGGGCAGCTATGGATCCTTCGTGGGATTTACTTGCTGCCTATACCTGTACGGATGGCAAACCAATTGATGAATCTCCTCTTTTTAATCCACATGAACCCTTTAAAAACCGGGATCCCAGATGTGCTGCTACGATTGTTGAATTTGGTACTCGTCATTTAGGCTTTGTGTATGATCCTCATCCTGATGCTCTTGAAGTATTAAATTTTAAAACAGGTAAAATGCAGAAGAATAATGATAATCGGGCTAATGCACAGTACGCATCTTTTAATGCGTTGATATGGAAAAAAGGAGTAGATGAATCGTGGCTCGAAAATGGAAAGGATGCTGATCCTGATAAGATAATTATCCGATATGCTGATGTGTTGCTAATGTATGCAGAGGCGAAAATAGAACTTAATCAGATAGATGAGTCCGTGCTGGAAGCTATAAACAAAGTACGCTCACGAGCTTATGGCGTGGATAAAGCAGCGATAAATGATTATCCGGCTGTAACAAATCTGGATCAAGCGTCTTTGCGTAAAATTGTTCGTGCCGAAAGACGCATGGAATTTGCAAAAGAGGGATTGAGGTATATGGATTTAGTACGCTGGCGTTTAGCTACGAAAGCCCTTACAAATAAGAGTTATGGAATTTTGTATCCTGCAGCTTTGCTTCGGGAGAAGATTACCAGTAAAGGCTTATGGTTTTGGCCTGTAACGCCTCAGATTGATGAAGATGGGATTCCTGATTTCTCGGAGATGGAGCTTGCGGGTCAGATTACAGTTTTATCGAAGCGTAATTGGGATGACAGGCAATATTTGTGGCCTATACCAACCAAAGAGGTGCTTATTAATGATAATCTTAGTCAGAATCCAGGGTATTAA
- the purU gene encoding formyltetrahydrofolate deformylase, with protein MEEVQRPATAILLMHCPDSPGILATLTGFINVNGGNIVYLDQHVDRLKNVFFMRIEWDLKKFVIPKEKIDDYFSTLYAVKYNIQYRIYFNDYIPRMALFVSKMSHCMYDILARYTAGEWKVSIPVIVSNHPEMEVVAKRFGIEYRYFPITKETKEEQENLELELLKEYNIEFIVLARYMQVVSESFIKNFPNRIINIHHSFLPAFVGAKPYHAAFERGVKLIGATSHYVTTELDAGPIIEQDIARVSHKDTVETLIRKGKDLEKIVLSRAVEKHIDRKILVFENKTIIFN; from the coding sequence ATGGAAGAAGTACAACGTCCTGCTACGGCAATTTTATTGATGCACTGCCCGGACTCCCCGGGTATTTTGGCTACACTTACTGGTTTTATTAATGTAAACGGCGGGAATATTGTGTATTTGGACCAACACGTAGACCGCTTGAAGAATGTATTCTTTATGCGTATTGAATGGGATCTGAAAAAATTCGTTATTCCTAAAGAGAAAATAGACGATTATTTCAGTACGTTGTACGCTGTAAAGTATAACATACAATATCGGATCTATTTCAATGATTACATTCCTCGCATGGCGCTTTTTGTTTCTAAAATGTCGCACTGTATGTATGATATACTCGCCAGATATACTGCTGGCGAATGGAAGGTTTCAATTCCTGTTATTGTTAGCAATCATCCCGAGATGGAAGTTGTTGCGAAGCGATTCGGAATTGAATACCGATATTTCCCCATCACCAAAGAGACGAAAGAAGAGCAAGAGAATTTGGAACTGGAACTTCTTAAAGAGTACAATATCGAGTTTATTGTCCTGGCGCGCTATATGCAGGTGGTGTCCGAATCATTTATCAAGAACTTTCCCAATCGTATTATTAACATACATCATTCATTCCTTCCGGCGTTTGTTGGGGCCAAGCCTTATCACGCTGCGTTTGAAAGGGGAGTAAAGCTGATAGGTGCCACCAGTCATTATGTCACGACCGAACTGGACGCTGGTCCGATTATTGAACAAGATATTGCCCGGGTTTCTCATAAAGATACTGTAGAAACCTTGATAAGAAAGGGAAAAGATCTGGAAAAAATCGTACTTTCGCGAGCTGTAGAGAAACACATCGACAGAAAAATTCTGGTGTTCGAAAATAAAACGATTATTTTTAATTAA
- a CDS encoding RNA polymerase sigma-70 factor gives MSYNEDDIFLLKLVNKGNEQAFKLLFDTYFTPLCRFVRLYVKEGTQAEEIVLEVFENVWELRKTLQIQVTVKAYLFQSARNRALNYIRNNEKFVLMNDMSTFDFAETDSKLEEQELLNLIEEAICSLPAKCEEVFRKSRFDNLSNKEIAHEMGVTVKTVEAQITKALKFIREYLGDSYSFLW, from the coding sequence ATGAGCTATAATGAGGATGATATTTTTTTGTTGAAGCTGGTCAACAAAGGAAATGAACAGGCTTTCAAGTTATTGTTTGATACTTATTTTACACCATTATGCCGATTTGTAAGGCTGTATGTAAAAGAGGGTACGCAAGCAGAAGAGATTGTACTCGAGGTGTTTGAAAATGTTTGGGAATTAAGGAAAACCCTTCAGATTCAGGTTACTGTAAAAGCTTACTTGTTTCAGTCAGCACGTAACAGGGCATTGAACTATATTCGAAATAATGAGAAATTTGTGTTGATGAATGACATGTCGACATTCGACTTTGCTGAAACCGATTCGAAATTGGAAGAACAAGAGCTATTGAATTTGATCGAGGAGGCTATATGTTCGCTTCCTGCAAAATGTGAAGAGGTTTTTAGAAAAAGCAGATTCGACAATTTGTCCAATAAGGAGATTGCTCACGAAATGGGTGTAACGGTAAAAACGGTTGAAGCCCAGATTACGAAAGCTTTGAAATTTATAAGAGAATATCTGGGCGACAGTTATTCATTTCTTTGGTAA
- a CDS encoding TonB-dependent receptor codes for MENTEGITIPLTKVTLAEAIKKIEAASDYTFFYDAIKTNLRQQVTLKADNQKIEDVLDALLKTTDLHYKITDHQIALIPKDNLKSTQSKKKITGVVVDETGIPVIGANVVEAGTTNGTITDLEGKFSLDVPLNADLLLTYVGYVSANLKVGSADHYNVQLVLDSQGLDEVVVVGYGTVKKKDLTGAVASLQGDLLSSRKTTQLSTALQGAVAGVLVTRDNSAPGATATNIKIRGVTTIGDSSPLVIVDGVPGDINQVNPNDVENMSVLKDAASASIYGSRAAAGVILITTKRASENDLTLGYNFEYGWEIPTKQPEYVGIQRFLEMTNELRYNDNNAGGMYQTYSQDQVENWIKYNATDPNNYPITDWTDLILKGSAPRQTHSLNIAGGSKSVRTKASVTYDKTDGLYADRYYERFMARVNNDFKINNYLGATLDFNFKRSKSHQPVFDPINRMRIAAPVYAAVWDDGRMAEGKSGSNPYAIMENGGSKDSWYNQIGGKASIDFTPIEGLKISGIVAPIYNFDKIKSFSLAAAYTLANDPNTIGGYYEGHSTTKLTEDRNDSYNVTTQFIATYLKTLGKHDLNIMMGYENYFQYNETLFASRDQYELTNYPYLDLGPLLLRDNGGSAYETAYRSMFGRVMYSYANKYLLQANIRYDGSSRFHKDYRWGSFPSFSAGWVLSEESFMKDADLNWLSFAKLRASWGTLGNERIGNYPYQATIAFSNALFYQNGIAVSELTAAQQQYAIQNISWETTESLDLGMDLSFLDNRLRLNGDYYHKTTKDMLLALEIPDYVGFDNPDKNTGKMSTNGYELELGWNDKAGDFIYNISINFSDFLSEMGDLGGTQFIGDQVKMKGSQFNEWYGYVSEGLFQTQEDLTNSAKINNNVKVGDVKYKDISGPDGVPDGKISSEYDRVLLGGSLPRYMFGGNVSAKYKGFDFSMAFQGVGSQPVRLNSMMIEPLGENWGNIPSILDGNYWSSLKSEVENAKARYPRLTRSNISSNQAMSDFWLFNGRYVRLKNLTFGYTLPVSLTSKVSIDKIRFYASANDLFCLSKFPKGWDPEMGSSSYPITTSLLLGVSVNF; via the coding sequence ATGGAGAATACTGAAGGGATTACCATCCCCCTTACGAAAGTCACTTTGGCAGAAGCTATAAAGAAGATTGAGGCCGCAAGTGATTACACATTTTTTTATGATGCAATAAAAACGAATTTGCGTCAACAAGTTACTTTAAAAGCAGACAATCAGAAAATTGAGGATGTTCTCGATGCGTTGCTAAAAACAACCGATTTGCACTATAAGATTACGGATCATCAGATTGCTCTTATTCCCAAGGATAACCTTAAATCTACTCAATCCAAAAAGAAAATTACCGGGGTTGTCGTCGATGAAACCGGTATTCCTGTTATCGGAGCCAATGTAGTGGAAGCTGGCACAACCAACGGAACAATCACTGATTTAGAGGGTAAATTTTCTCTGGATGTACCTTTAAATGCCGATCTGTTGCTTACCTATGTTGGGTATGTTTCAGCAAATCTGAAAGTTGGATCGGCAGATCATTATAATGTGCAGCTAGTTCTTGATAGTCAGGGATTGGATGAAGTTGTTGTTGTTGGATATGGTACAGTTAAAAAGAAAGATCTTACGGGAGCAGTTGCCTCCTTACAAGGAGATTTGCTATCTTCAAGAAAAACAACGCAATTGTCGACTGCCTTACAAGGTGCAGTGGCAGGAGTATTGGTAACAAGAGATAATAGTGCACCTGGTGCTACGGCTACAAATATTAAAATAAGGGGTGTTACCACAATCGGAGATTCAAGCCCTTTAGTTATAGTTGACGGAGTTCCCGGAGATATTAATCAGGTAAATCCGAACGATGTAGAAAATATGTCCGTACTAAAGGATGCTGCCTCTGCATCTATTTATGGCTCCAGAGCTGCTGCTGGTGTTATCCTGATAACAACAAAGCGTGCAAGTGAGAATGACCTTACTTTAGGTTATAATTTTGAGTATGGATGGGAAATCCCGACCAAGCAACCGGAATATGTAGGCATACAGCGTTTTTTGGAGATGACGAATGAGCTACGTTATAATGATAATAATGCCGGAGGCATGTATCAAACTTATTCTCAGGATCAGGTGGAGAACTGGATAAAATATAATGCCACAGATCCGAATAATTATCCAATAACTGATTGGACTGATTTAATCTTAAAAGGTTCTGCACCCCGACAAACCCACTCGTTGAATATTGCAGGAGGGAGTAAATCGGTCCGTACAAAAGCTTCCGTTACATACGACAAGACAGATGGTCTGTATGCCGATCGCTATTACGAGCGATTTATGGCGCGTGTTAATAACGACTTTAAGATTAACAACTATTTAGGTGCTACGCTGGATTTTAATTTTAAAAGATCGAAATCGCATCAACCCGTATTTGACCCGATAAACAGAATGCGAATTGCGGCACCAGTATATGCAGCTGTTTGGGATGACGGACGGATGGCAGAAGGTAAATCGGGTTCGAATCCGTATGCTATTATGGAGAATGGTGGAAGCAAGGATTCCTGGTACAATCAGATAGGAGGTAAAGCTTCCATTGATTTTACCCCGATCGAAGGATTGAAAATATCGGGTATTGTTGCCCCGATTTACAACTTTGATAAAATTAAATCATTCAGTCTTGCCGCCGCTTATACTTTGGCAAACGATCCAAATACCATCGGAGGATATTACGAAGGACATTCTACTACCAAGTTAACTGAGGACCGGAATGATAGTTACAATGTTACTACCCAGTTTATCGCAACTTATCTTAAAACGTTAGGAAAACATGACTTAAATATAATGATGGGTTACGAAAACTATTTTCAATATAATGAAACTCTTTTTGCATCAAGGGATCAGTATGAGCTAACCAATTATCCTTATCTGGATCTTGGTCCCCTTTTATTACGAGACAATGGAGGTAGTGCCTATGAAACTGCTTATCGGTCTATGTTTGGCCGGGTAATGTATTCCTATGCAAATAAATATCTTTTACAGGCTAATATTCGCTATGACGGTTCGTCTCGTTTTCATAAAGACTATAGATGGGGTTCATTTCCTTCTTTTTCTGCGGGATGGGTACTAAGTGAGGAAAGTTTTATGAAAGATGCTGATTTAAACTGGTTGTCGTTTGCAAAATTACGTGCTTCGTGGGGTACATTAGGGAACGAACGTATCGGAAATTATCCATATCAGGCTACCATTGCCTTTAGTAATGCCCTGTTTTATCAAAATGGAATAGCTGTATCAGAACTAACCGCAGCTCAGCAACAATATGCAATTCAGAATATTTCGTGGGAAACCACAGAATCACTCGATCTTGGTATGGATCTTTCGTTTTTGGATAATAGATTACGATTAAACGGAGACTATTATCATAAGACAACCAAGGATATGTTGCTTGCATTGGAAATTCCTGATTATGTTGGCTTTGATAATCCGGATAAAAACACCGGAAAAATGAGTACAAACGGGTACGAACTCGAACTTGGATGGAATGATAAGGCAGGCGATTTTATTTACAACATATCCATTAATTTTTCGGATTTCCTTTCAGAAATGGGAGATTTGGGTGGAACCCAGTTTATAGGGGATCAGGTGAAGATGAAGGGAAGTCAGTTTAATGAGTGGTATGGTTACGTAAGTGAGGGTTTGTTTCAAACACAGGAAGATTTAACTAATTCGGCTAAGATAAATAATAATGTGAAGGTTGGAGATGTAAAGTATAAAGACATTTCAGGACCGGACGGTGTACCGGACGGGAAAATTTCTTCCGAATATGACCGGGTTTTGCTTGGCGGATCTTTACCACGCTATATGTTTGGAGGGAATGTATCAGCAAAATACAAAGGCTTTGATTTTTCTATGGCGTTTCAGGGAGTTGGAAGTCAGCCGGTCCGTTTAAATAGTATGATGATAGAGCCATTAGGCGAAAACTGGGGTAATATACCTTCTATTTTGGATGGAAATTATTGGAGCTCGTTAAAATCTGAAGTGGAGAATGCAAAGGCCCGGTATCCACGTCTTACCCGTTCAAACATATCATCCAATCAAGCCATGTCTGATTTTTGGTTGTTTAATGGCAGGTATGTCCGTTTGAAGAACCTTACATTTGGTTATACACTTCCTGTATCGTTGACGAGTAAAGTTAGTATTGATAAAATCCGGTTTTATGCTTCTGCAAATGATTTATTTTGTCTGAGTAAATTCCCTAAAGGTTGGGACCCGGAAATGGGATCTTCTTCTTATCCAATTACTACCTCTTTATTACTAGGAGTATCTGTTAACTTTTAA